A genomic window from Gymnodinialimonas ceratoperidinii includes:
- a CDS encoding Gfo/Idh/MocA family protein: MRWGLIGASTIAAEHMIGAIRASGGETATVLSSSAERAASYAAEHGIAKGVTDLDAAMEDVDAVYISTTNEKHLPQAMAAIKAGKHVLCEKPLAMSVADAVTMVKAAEAKGVTFGTNHHLRNAGSHLAIRELIETGRIGKVLSVRVFHAVHLPPHLQGWRIDNPAAGGGVIPDITVHDADTVRFHLGEDPAEVVAMKSASGMGQGVEDSAMSVWSMPSGVMVHTHESFTHPHAGSGIEVHGTEGSIIARGVMTQQPVGEVTLRHGGGEQAVEYATHGLYDRAVDLFTRACMGEGRPSADGVDGVKSLAVAEAVSKAAETGTRTAVDYGGV; encoded by the coding sequence ATGCGGTGGGGATTGATCGGGGCCAGCACGATTGCAGCAGAGCACATGATCGGCGCGATCCGCGCGTCGGGTGGTGAAACCGCCACGGTGCTCAGCTCCAGCGCCGAGCGCGCCGCGAGCTACGCCGCCGAGCACGGGATCGCCAAGGGCGTGACCGATCTCGACGCCGCAATGGAGGACGTCGATGCCGTCTACATCTCCACCACGAACGAGAAGCACCTGCCTCAAGCCATGGCCGCGATCAAGGCGGGCAAGCACGTGCTCTGCGAGAAGCCCCTGGCGATGAGCGTCGCGGATGCCGTCACCATGGTAAAGGCGGCCGAGGCGAAGGGCGTGACCTTCGGCACCAACCACCACCTGCGCAACGCGGGCAGCCACCTCGCGATCCGCGAGCTGATCGAGACGGGCCGCATCGGCAAGGTGCTCTCGGTCCGCGTCTTCCACGCCGTTCACCTGCCGCCGCACCTGCAGGGCTGGCGCATCGACAACCCGGCCGCGGGCGGTGGGGTGATCCCGGATATCACTGTCCATGACGCCGACACCGTGCGTTTCCACCTTGGCGAGGATCCTGCCGAGGTCGTCGCGATGAAAAGCGCCTCGGGGATGGGGCAGGGGGTCGAGGACAGCGCCATGTCGGTCTGGTCCATGCCCTCGGGCGTGATGGTTCATACCCACGAAAGCTTCACCCACCCCCATGCCGGCTCGGGCATCGAGGTGCATGGCACCGAAGGCTCGATCATCGCGCGGGGCGTGATGACGCAACAGCCGGTGGGCGAGGTCACGCTGCGCCACGGGGGTGGCGAGCAGGCGGTCGAATATGCGACCCACGGGCTCTACGACCGCGCGGTGGATCTCTTCACCCGCGCCTGCATGGGCGAGGGCCGGCCTTCCGCCGATGGCGTCGATGGGGTCAAATCCCTCGCCGTGGCCGAGGCTGTCTCCAAGGCTGCCGAAACCGGCACCCGCACGGCGGTCGATTATGGCGGGGTCTGA
- a CDS encoding acyl CoA:acetate/3-ketoacid CoA transferase, with protein MRSERPSKIVTGAEAAARIKDGAVVTVSSSSALGCPDAVLEAIGARFEAEGHPRDLTTLHPIAAGDMYGVKGVDHIARDGLLSRIIGGSYPSGPSSLPMPAIWQMVVEDRVAAYNVPSGILYDMHRDVAARRPGVLTKVGLETFVDPVREGCAMNARAEADPIVSRVDFGGETWLHFPNIVPDVAIIRATTADENGNLTYEHEGAYLGGLDQAIATRNHGGLVIAQVKRITAAGSLRPHDVHVPGHLVDLIVVAPDQRQTTETPYDPAISGEVMRPWDSFALAEHGVEKVIARRAAMELSRGMTANLGFGISALVPRILLEEGAHDAVTWAIEQGAVGGMPLTGFAFGCASNADAFVPSPQQFSYFQGGGFDVSFLSFMEVDVDGNVNVSKLGKKPYLTAGCGGFVDITAHAKKIVFSGYFEAGAGLELTEEGLRVTTPGRFTKMVEAVEHVTFAGRRARARGADVLYITERCVMRLGDKGLVATEIMPGIDPARDIVEASEGRVTIAEDAATMPLSLLRDGPMGLVP; from the coding sequence ATGCGCAGCGAACGTCCCTCGAAGATCGTCACCGGCGCGGAGGCCGCGGCCCGCATCAAGGATGGCGCGGTGGTCACCGTCTCCTCCAGCTCGGCGCTCGGCTGTCCCGATGCGGTGCTGGAAGCCATCGGCGCGCGGTTCGAGGCTGAAGGCCACCCGCGCGACCTGACCACGCTGCACCCGATCGCGGCGGGCGACATGTATGGGGTCAAGGGCGTCGATCACATCGCCCGCGACGGTCTGCTCTCGCGGATCATCGGCGGCTCCTATCCCTCCGGCCCCTCGTCCCTGCCGATGCCCGCGATCTGGCAGATGGTCGTCGAGGACCGCGTGGCCGCCTACAACGTGCCTTCGGGCATCCTCTATGACATGCACCGCGACGTCGCCGCGCGCCGCCCCGGCGTGCTGACCAAGGTGGGGTTGGAGACTTTCGTGGACCCGGTTCGTGAAGGCTGCGCCATGAACGCCCGCGCCGAGGCGGACCCCATCGTCAGCCGCGTCGACTTCGGCGGTGAAACCTGGCTGCATTTCCCCAATATCGTGCCGGACGTGGCGATCATCCGCGCCACCACGGCGGACGAGAACGGCAACCTGACCTACGAGCACGAGGGCGCCTACCTCGGCGGGCTCGATCAGGCCATCGCCACGCGCAACCACGGCGGTCTCGTCATCGCGCAGGTCAAGCGGATCACCGCGGCGGGCAGCCTGCGGCCCCACGACGTCCATGTGCCGGGCCACCTCGTCGATCTGATCGTCGTCGCCCCGGACCAGCGCCAGACCACGGAAACGCCCTATGATCCCGCGATCAGCGGCGAGGTGATGCGCCCCTGGGACAGCTTCGCGCTGGCCGAGCACGGGGTGGAGAAGGTCATCGCCCGGCGCGCCGCGATGGAGCTTTCGCGCGGCATGACCGCGAACCTCGGGTTCGGAATCTCGGCCCTGGTGCCGCGTATCCTGCTGGAGGAAGGCGCCCATGACGCTGTCACCTGGGCCATCGAACAGGGTGCCGTGGGGGGCATGCCCCTGACCGGCTTCGCCTTCGGCTGCGCCTCCAACGCCGATGCCTTCGTCCCCTCGCCGCAGCAGTTCTCCTATTTCCAGGGTGGCGGCTTCGACGTGTCCTTCCTGTCGTTCATGGAGGTCGACGTGGACGGCAACGTGAACGTCTCCAAGCTTGGCAAGAAGCCCTACCTGACGGCGGGGTGCGGCGGCTTCGTGGACATCACGGCGCATGCGAAGAAAATCGTCTTCTCTGGCTATTTCGAGGCGGGCGCGGGGCTCGAGCTGACCGAGGAGGGGCTGCGCGTCACCACGCCGGGCCGGTTCACCAAGATGGTCGAAGCGGTGGAGCATGTCACCTTCGCAGGCCGTCGCGCGCGGGCACGGGGCGCCGACGTGCTCTACATTACCGAGCGCTGCGTCATGCGCCTCGGCGACAAGGGGCTGGTGGCGACCGAGATCATGCCCGGCATCGACCCGGCGCGCGACATCGTGGAAGCCAGCGAAGGCCGCGTCACCATCGCCGAGGACGCGGCAACCATGCCGCTCTCGCTCCTGCGGGACGGGCCGATGGGGCTGGTGCCATGA
- a CDS encoding enoyl-CoA hydratase/isomerase family protein, with protein MTGVHLSLDGAVAGITLDNPSKLNAFTRPMLRQLDEACATLETSPGVRCVLILAAEARAFCAGADITAWGELSPTDFARLWVRDGHRVFDRLARLPMPTIAVLEAHAFGGGLELAACADMRIMAPRATLTLPEAQVGIVPGWGGCTRLLRLLPEPMVKEMALFGRRIDATRAAAAGFATVSDTPRSTAEEIAATTITASPRAQEIAKYQIHAAVGEDRNAMIEALGGGMAGATGDRDEGVAAFTEKRTAEFRGN; from the coding sequence ATGACCGGGGTGCACCTCTCCCTCGACGGGGCCGTAGCGGGGATCACGCTGGACAACCCGTCGAAGCTCAACGCTTTCACCCGGCCGATGCTGCGCCAGTTGGACGAGGCCTGCGCCACGCTGGAAACCTCGCCCGGCGTGCGCTGCGTGCTGATCCTCGCCGCCGAGGCGCGCGCCTTCTGCGCCGGGGCCGACATCACCGCTTGGGGAGAGCTCTCCCCCACCGATTTCGCACGCCTCTGGGTGCGCGACGGACACCGAGTCTTCGACCGCCTCGCGCGCTTGCCGATGCCCACCATCGCGGTGCTTGAGGCCCATGCGTTCGGGGGCGGGCTGGAACTCGCCGCCTGCGCCGACATGCGCATCATGGCACCCCGCGCGACGCTGACCCTACCCGAGGCGCAGGTCGGCATCGTGCCCGGTTGGGGCGGCTGCACCCGGCTGCTGCGCCTTCTGCCGGAACCCATGGTGAAGGAGATGGCCCTCTTCGGCCGCCGCATCGACGCGACGCGCGCCGCGGCGGCGGGCTTCGCCACGGTCTCCGACACGCCTCGGTCGACGGCCGAAGAGATCGCCGCGACGACGATCACCGCCTCGCCCCGCGCGCAGGAAATCGCGAAATACCAGATCCACGCCGCCGTGGGCGAGGACCGCAACGCCATGATCGAGGCCCTGGGCGGCGGCATGGCCGGCGCCACCGGGGACCGGGACGAGGGCGTCGCCGCCTTCACCGAAAAACGCACAGCAGAATTCCGAGGCAACTGA
- a CDS encoding aldehyde dehydrogenase family protein: protein MTEMTIIPSAGMATPAPFTARHLIDGAWRDSADRAVSERHSPAHGTHVSTAAKGAAPEADAAIAAARRTFDAGDWAFSSGASRAAILLKVADLIERDLDRIAMLETLESGKPISQAKAEIGGAADLWRYAASLARMIHGDSHNSLGAEMLGVVLKEPIGVVSLITPWNFPFLIVSQKLPFALAAGCTAVIKPSELTPSTTCILGELLIEAGLPDGVANIVLGYGDPVGEILSTDPRVDMVSFTGSTGVGKRISAAASGTLKKVSLELGGKNPQVIFPDADLDQAADAITFGVYFNAGECCNSGSRIIVHEDVAEALTEKVVALSRKVPFGDPLDPATQVGAIISPEHMEKINGYVQDAVADGAKVAIGGGALEVEGVGPQFYQPTVVTNLRPEMPIARDEVFGPVLAVLTFRTLDEALALCNDATYGLSAGVWSRDMSTCLSFARRVQAGTVWTNTWMDGFPEMPFGGVKESGQGRELGRYGLEEFLEVKTVQMRIGDTRQPWVSG from the coding sequence ATGACCGAGATGACGATCATTCCTTCCGCCGGCATGGCCACGCCCGCGCCCTTCACCGCCCGCCACCTGATCGACGGCGCGTGGCGGGACAGCGCCGACCGCGCGGTTTCCGAGCGGCATTCGCCGGCCCACGGCACCCACGTGAGCACCGCCGCGAAGGGCGCGGCGCCAGAGGCCGACGCCGCCATCGCCGCCGCACGCCGCACATTCGACGCGGGCGATTGGGCCTTCTCCAGCGGCGCGTCGCGCGCGGCGATCCTCTTGAAGGTGGCCGACCTGATCGAGCGGGACCTCGACCGCATCGCGATGCTGGAGACGCTGGAATCCGGCAAGCCGATCAGCCAGGCCAAGGCCGAGATCGGAGGCGCGGCGGACCTCTGGCGTTACGCGGCGAGCCTTGCGCGGATGATCCACGGGGACAGCCACAACTCGCTCGGCGCCGAGATGCTTGGCGTCGTGCTGAAAGAGCCGATCGGCGTCGTCTCCCTCATTACGCCGTGGAATTTTCCCTTTCTCATCGTCTCGCAGAAACTGCCCTTCGCGCTGGCCGCGGGCTGCACGGCGGTGATCAAGCCTTCGGAACTGACGCCCTCGACCACCTGCATCCTCGGCGAGTTGCTGATCGAGGCCGGTCTGCCCGATGGCGTCGCGAATATCGTGCTCGGCTATGGCGACCCGGTGGGAGAGATCCTCTCCACCGATCCGCGCGTCGACATGGTCAGCTTCACCGGCTCCACCGGTGTCGGCAAGCGCATCAGCGCGGCGGCTTCGGGCACGCTCAAGAAGGTCTCGCTGGAGTTGGGCGGCAAGAACCCGCAGGTCATCTTCCCCGATGCAGACCTCGACCAGGCCGCCGATGCGATCACCTTCGGCGTCTATTTCAACGCCGGCGAATGCTGCAACTCCGGCTCGCGGATCATCGTGCACGAGGACGTGGCCGAGGCGCTGACCGAGAAGGTCGTGGCCCTGTCGCGTAAGGTGCCCTTCGGCGATCCGCTGGACCCCGCGACGCAGGTCGGCGCGATCATCTCGCCCGAACATATGGAGAAGATCAACGGTTACGTGCAGGATGCCGTGGCCGATGGCGCGAAGGTCGCCATTGGCGGCGGCGCGCTGGAGGTCGAGGGCGTGGGGCCACAGTTCTACCAACCCACGGTGGTCACGAACCTGCGCCCCGAGATGCCCATCGCCCGAGACGAAGTCTTCGGCCCGGTCCTCGCGGTGCTCACCTTCCGCACGCTCGACGAGGCGCTCGCGCTCTGCAACGACGCGACCTACGGGCTGTCGGCGGGGGTCTGGTCGCGCGACATGTCCACCTGCCTCTCCTTCGCGCGGCGGGTGCAGGCGGGCACGGTCTGGACCAACACCTGGATGGACGGCTTTCCCGAGATGCCCTTCGGCGGCGTCAAGGAGAGCGGTCAGGGGCGCGAGTTGGGCCGCTACGGGCTGGAGGAATTCCTTGAGGTGAAGACCGTGCAGATGCGCATCGGCGACACCCGTCAGCCTTGGGTTTCGGGGTGA
- a CDS encoding LacI family transcriptional regulator translates to MSSEPGLTQTGDKPTLRSLAEATGFSVATISRALADDPRIAAKTRATIAQAAAEAGYVPDRAARRLRTGRTQVVTLLLNTEHEFLGFTHEFLSGMTDALRGTGYSVNVVPDNVGADRLEPVRNILRNQLADGVLFTRTEAFDPRVRMLLEADFPFVCHGRTEFTTPHPFVDFDNEAFARTAVERLVAKGRTRLAMVLPEDRFTFTQHLRYGFLSAVRAAGVNYEIIEGATLDSSSAEIARATRASRESETPPDGYVCVGEVTALITLSALTDSGGVLGRDADIFAKRASPIFDNIRPRIDSVYEDLRKTGHLMSEMLLRRMAGEPAAGLTHILSPEFEQVAHPETQG, encoded by the coding sequence ATGAGCAGCGAACCTGGGCTGACACAGACGGGCGACAAGCCGACGCTGCGCTCCTTGGCGGAAGCCACCGGGTTCTCGGTCGCCACGATTAGTCGCGCCCTTGCCGATGATCCGCGAATCGCCGCGAAGACCCGTGCCACCATAGCACAGGCTGCGGCCGAGGCCGGTTACGTGCCGGATCGTGCCGCGCGGCGCCTGCGGACGGGACGCACGCAGGTGGTAACGCTGTTGCTGAATACCGAGCACGAATTTCTGGGCTTCACCCACGAGTTCCTGTCGGGCATGACCGACGCCCTGCGGGGCACGGGCTATTCCGTCAACGTGGTGCCTGACAACGTCGGCGCGGACCGGTTGGAACCAGTGCGGAACATCCTGCGCAACCAATTGGCCGATGGCGTTCTTTTCACGCGGACCGAGGCGTTCGATCCCCGCGTCCGGATGTTGCTCGAGGCGGATTTTCCCTTCGTCTGCCACGGCCGAACGGAGTTCACGACACCGCATCCTTTCGTCGATTTCGACAACGAGGCCTTCGCGCGCACCGCGGTGGAGCGACTGGTCGCAAAGGGCCGCACAAGGCTCGCCATGGTCCTGCCCGAGGATCGGTTCACCTTCACGCAGCACCTGCGGTACGGCTTTCTCAGCGCCGTGCGCGCGGCCGGCGTCAACTACGAGATCATCGAGGGCGCGACGCTCGACAGCTCCTCCGCCGAGATCGCCCGTGCGACCCGCGCCAGCCGCGAGTCCGAGACGCCGCCTGACGGCTATGTCTGCGTCGGCGAGGTGACGGCGCTGATCACCCTCTCGGCGCTGACCGACAGCGGTGGTGTGCTCGGACGGGATGCCGACATCTTCGCCAAGCGCGCCTCGCCGATCTTCGACAACATCCGCCCGCGGATCGATTCGGTCTACGAGGACCTGCGCAAGACCGGGCACCTGATGTCCGAGATGCTCCTGCGCCGCATGGCGGGGGAGCCTGCCGCGGGCCTCACGCACATCCTGTCGCCGGAGTTCGAACAAGTGGCTCACCCCGAAACCCAAGGCTGA
- a CDS encoding ABC transporter substrate-binding protein — translation MTLMKKFYTGAAVVALSTSAVVAQEVEVLHWWTSGGEAAALNVLREDLAGGGIGWTDMPVAGGGGSDAMTVLRARVTAGDPPTAVQMLGFSIQDWAAEGALANLNDLAAEQNWDEVVPEALQAFSTYEGDWVAAPVNVHSTNWVWANTALMEELGIEQPETWEDFVAAMQTAQDAGYTALAHGGQAWQDATIFDSMVMGVGGPEFYQASMVDLDPEALGGEQMVEAFERMATLRGFVDDNFSGRDWNLASAMVINGEALFQIMGDWAKGEFVNAGLTAGEEFQCFRVPGTEGTVTFNSDQFAMFGVDEDDAESQLAMASAVMSPEFQIAFNVVKGSAPARTDIDPSSFDACGQAAMADLAEAGSNGGLFGSMAHGHANPPSIQNAMYDVITAHFNGEFDAETAAEEMVTAVELAQ, via the coding sequence ATGACCTTGATGAAAAAGTTCTACACGGGTGCGGCTGTTGTTGCGCTGTCGACCAGCGCCGTCGTGGCCCAGGAAGTGGAAGTTCTGCACTGGTGGACGTCCGGTGGTGAAGCCGCGGCCCTGAACGTTCTGCGCGAAGACCTTGCCGGTGGCGGCATCGGCTGGACCGACATGCCCGTCGCGGGTGGGGGTGGCTCCGACGCCATGACCGTCCTCCGCGCCCGCGTCACCGCAGGCGATCCCCCGACCGCCGTGCAGATGCTCGGTTTCTCGATTCAGGATTGGGCCGCCGAAGGCGCGCTGGCAAACCTGAACGATCTGGCGGCAGAGCAGAACTGGGACGAAGTCGTGCCCGAGGCGCTGCAGGCGTTCTCCACCTACGAGGGTGATTGGGTTGCCGCACCGGTCAACGTGCACTCGACCAACTGGGTCTGGGCCAACACGGCGCTGATGGAAGAGCTCGGCATTGAGCAGCCCGAGACATGGGAAGACTTCGTCGCTGCGATGCAGACCGCGCAGGACGCCGGTTACACCGCGCTGGCGCATGGCGGCCAGGCTTGGCAGGACGCCACGATCTTCGACTCCATGGTCATGGGCGTCGGCGGTCCCGAGTTCTACCAGGCCTCCATGGTCGATCTGGACCCGGAAGCCCTCGGCGGCGAGCAGATGGTTGAAGCCTTCGAGCGCATGGCCACGCTGCGCGGCTTCGTCGACGACAACTTCTCCGGTCGTGACTGGAACCTCGCCTCGGCCATGGTGATCAACGGCGAAGCGCTGTTCCAGATCATGGGTGACTGGGCGAAGGGTGAATTCGTCAACGCGGGCCTGACGGCCGGCGAAGAGTTCCAGTGCTTCCGCGTGCCGGGCACCGAGGGCACCGTGACCTTCAACTCCGACCAGTTTGCCATGTTCGGCGTCGATGAAGACGACGCGGAATCGCAGCTTGCCATGGCCTCTGCCGTGATGAGCCCCGAGTTCCAGATTGCCTTCAACGTGGTCAAGGGTTCCGCACCGGCCCGTACGGACATCGACCCCTCGTCGTTCGACGCCTGCGGTCAGGCCGCGATGGCGGATCTGGCGGAAGCCGGTTCCAACGGTGGCCTCTTCGGCTCCATGGCTCACGGCCACGCCAACCCGCCGTCGATCCAGAACGCGATGTATGACGTGATCACCGCGCACTTCAACGGCGAGTTCGATGCTGAGACCGCCGCTGAAGAGATGGTCACCGCCGTCGAGCTGGCCCAATAA
- a CDS encoding carbohydrate ABC transporter permease, which translates to MAATDPMLEGADFRTRLQNWLPKIVLAPSFAVMVLFVYGFIAFTIYLSFTGSRMLPSFDLVGWQNYERLFRVRQWDTAIVNLGIFAGLYIVISTIIGLLLAIFLDQKIRGEGILRPIFLYPMALSFIVTGTAWKWILDPAIGLEVTMQQWGFENFQFDWIKDSEMAIYTIVIAAVWQSSGFVMAMFLAGLRGIDNEILKAAQMDGASNFQMYRRIILPQLRPAFLSAFVILSHLAIKSYDLVVAMTDGGPGTSTWLPALFMYEYTFTRNQMGIGAASAVIMLMTIAAIMVPYLYAELREKN; encoded by the coding sequence ATGGCCGCCACTGATCCCATGTTGGAGGGCGCGGATTTCCGCACGCGTCTTCAGAACTGGCTTCCGAAAATCGTGCTCGCCCCGTCCTTCGCGGTGATGGTGCTGTTCGTCTACGGTTTCATCGCATTCACGATCTATCTCAGCTTCACCGGCTCGCGCATGTTGCCGAGCTTCGACCTTGTCGGCTGGCAGAACTACGAGCGCCTGTTCCGGGTGCGGCAGTGGGATACGGCGATCGTCAATCTCGGGATTTTCGCCGGGCTCTACATCGTCATCAGCACGATCATCGGCCTGCTCCTCGCGATCTTCCTCGATCAGAAAATTCGCGGCGAAGGCATCCTGCGCCCGATCTTCCTCTACCCCATGGCGCTGTCCTTCATCGTTACCGGCACCGCCTGGAAATGGATCCTCGACCCGGCCATCGGGCTGGAGGTCACGATGCAGCAATGGGGGTTCGAGAACTTCCAGTTCGACTGGATCAAGGATAGCGAGATGGCGATCTACACCATCGTCATTGCCGCGGTCTGGCAGTCCTCCGGTTTCGTCATGGCGATGTTCCTCGCCGGTCTGCGCGGGATCGACAACGAGATCCTCAAAGCCGCCCAGATGGACGGCGCTTCGAACTTCCAGATGTACCGGCGGATCATCCTGCCGCAGCTGCGTCCCGCATTCCTCTCGGCCTTCGTGATCCTGTCGCACCTCGCCATCAAGTCTTACGACCTCGTCGTAGCAATGACAGATGGCGGCCCCGGCACCTCGACCTGGCTGCCCGCGCTCTTCATGTATGAATACACCTTCACGCGTAACCAGATGGGCATCGGTGCGGCGTCTGCCGTGATCATGCTGATGACCATCGCCGCGATCATGGTGCCTTACCTCTACGCCGAACTGCGGGAGAAGAACTGA
- a CDS encoding carbohydrate ABC transporter permease, whose product MAIASTDTAIRSSKVTRTFLYLFLLLFALFYLMPLFIMAVNSLKPLEEITSGGMISLPQNWTIEPWLSAWSTAQIGVEPTGLRPYFINSIAMAVPAVTISTIAGALNGYVLTKWHFRGATWIFGLLLFSCFIPFQIVLIPMARILGILNISGTTYGLILVHVVYGIGFSTLYFRNYYAAFPTELVRAAQIDGAGFFQIFWRIMLPSSGPIIAVCCIWQFTNIWNDFLFGASFASGGAAPMTVALNNLVNSSTGVREYNVHFAGAIMAAAPTLLVYIVAGRYFVRGLMAGSVKG is encoded by the coding sequence ATGGCCATTGCCTCCACCGACACCGCCATCCGCTCTTCGAAAGTGACGCGGACGTTCCTCTATCTCTTTTTGCTGCTCTTCGCGCTGTTCTACCTGATGCCGCTGTTCATCATGGCCGTGAACTCGCTGAAACCGCTGGAGGAAATCACCAGCGGCGGGATGATCTCGCTGCCGCAGAACTGGACCATCGAGCCGTGGCTTTCGGCATGGTCCACCGCCCAGATCGGGGTCGAGCCCACGGGCCTGCGTCCCTATTTCATCAACTCCATCGCCATGGCGGTGCCGGCGGTCACGATCTCCACCATCGCCGGGGCGCTCAACGGCTACGTGCTGACGAAATGGCACTTTCGGGGCGCGACATGGATCTTCGGGCTGCTGCTCTTCTCCTGCTTCATTCCGTTCCAGATCGTCCTGATCCCGATGGCGCGGATCTTGGGCATCCTGAACATCTCGGGCACGACCTACGGGCTCATTCTTGTTCACGTGGTCTACGGCATCGGCTTCTCGACGCTCTATTTCCGCAACTACTACGCCGCCTTCCCGACCGAGCTGGTGCGCGCCGCGCAGATTGACGGCGCCGGGTTCTTCCAGATCTTCTGGCGGATCATGCTGCCCTCGTCGGGGCCAATCATCGCGGTCTGCTGCATCTGGCAGTTCACCAACATCTGGAATGACTTCCTTTTCGGCGCCTCTTTCGCGTCGGGCGGGGCGGCCCCGATGACAGTCGCTCTCAACAACCTCGTCAACTCGAGCACCGGCGTGCGCGAGTACAACGTCCACTTCGCCGGCGCCATCATGGCCGCTGCACCAACACTCCTCGTCTACATCGTGGCCGGTCGGTATTTCGTCCGCGGCCTGATGGCGGGCTCTGTGAAAGGCTGA
- a CDS encoding ABC transporter ATP-binding protein, whose amino-acid sequence MGFLDINNVTKSYGSVEVLHKVDIQVQEGEFLVLVGPSGCGKSTLLNMIAGLEGITSGEIAIKDRVVNDVTPSKRNIAMVFQSYALYPNMTVGQNITFGLEMQGTPKAERDAAMADVAKLLQIENLLDRKPGQLSGGQRQRVAMGRALVRDPDVFLFDEPLSNLDAKLRVDMRTEIKKLHQKLGTTIVYVTHDQIEAMTLSTRIAVMYNGYVQQLGTPKEIYDNPANLFVATFMGSPAMNVLSAKLVEMNGAIHAEFSGAEGQDIHLRIENAPEAYRAYLNRDVMLGIRPEAITDPEGADRNARNIQSMTNTVSVTEPAGADTFVSTTLAGKDCIARMRADADVHAGQPFEFAVNMDKAVLFDPKTEDRIA is encoded by the coding sequence ATGGGTTTTCTAGACATCAACAACGTCACCAAATCCTACGGCTCGGTGGAGGTCCTCCACAAGGTCGACATCCAGGTGCAGGAAGGGGAGTTCCTCGTCCTCGTCGGCCCGTCGGGCTGCGGCAAGTCCACCTTGCTCAACATGATCGCGGGGCTGGAGGGGATCACCTCGGGCGAGATCGCGATCAAGGATCGGGTGGTCAACGACGTGACGCCGTCCAAGCGCAACATCGCCATGGTCTTCCAGAGCTACGCGCTCTACCCCAACATGACCGTGGGTCAGAACATCACCTTCGGGCTGGAGATGCAGGGCACCCCCAAGGCCGAACGTGACGCCGCCATGGCCGATGTGGCCAAGCTTCTGCAGATCGAGAACCTGCTCGACCGCAAGCCCGGCCAGCTTTCCGGCGGACAGCGTCAGCGCGTCGCCATGGGCCGCGCGCTGGTGCGCGACCCGGACGTGTTCCTCTTCGACGAGCCGCTCTCGAACCTCGACGCCAAGCTGCGGGTCGACATGCGGACCGAGATCAAGAAGCTGCACCAGAAGCTCGGCACCACCATCGTCTACGTGACCCACGACCAGATCGAGGCGATGACCCTCTCGACCCGGATCGCGGTGATGTACAACGGTTACGTGCAGCAACTCGGCACCCCGAAGGAGATCTACGACAACCCCGCCAACCTCTTCGTGGCGACCTTCATGGGCTCGCCCGCGATGAACGTGCTCAGCGCCAAGCTGGTCGAGATGAACGGCGCGATCCATGCGGAGTTCTCCGGCGCCGAGGGGCAGGACATCCACCTGCGCATCGAGAACGCGCCCGAGGCCTACCGCGCCTACCTGAACCGCGACGTGATGCTCGGAATCCGGCCCGAGGCGATCACCGACCCCGAGGGCGCCGACCGCAACGCGCGGAACATCCAAAGCATGACCAATACCGTCAGTGTCACCGAGCCTGCCGGCGCCGATACCTTCGTCAGCACGACGTTGGCGGGCAAGGATTGCATCGCCCGGATGCGCGCCGATGCCGATGTCCACGCGGGGCAACCCTTTGAATTCGCGGTGAACATGGACAAGGCAGTTCTCTTCGATCCGAAGACGGAAGACCGCATCGCGTAA